The Primulina eburnea isolate SZY01 chromosome 12, ASM2296580v1, whole genome shotgun sequence genome includes the window CATTAATAACTGTTCTGTCACTTTTTTCTAGGTCATATTACATGCCAAAGGAGAAGATATAACTGCTCTAAGAAGCACTGTAGAATATATACTGGAGCTATCCAAATTTGACTTGAATTATGATGTTCGAGATCGTGCTCGTGTTGTGAAGAGATTTCTATCATCCAGTATGGGATTTCCTAATATGGAAGAAGTAAAGGAGCAGAGGTTTCAATTTATTGCTGAATGCGTGTTTGGGAGACAAACAAAACTGCTTTATCCAGAACCATTAAACTATCGATTTTATCTTCCTGGATCTCTTTCACAGATTGTCCTGCATGCAGCTCCAGGATATGAGCCTCTCCCCAAGCCGTGTAGTTTAATGGATAATCAGGTGCAAGGAACAAACACCACAGGAATGGATACTGCTGGTATTGAACCCAATGACATCGATAATTCTGATACTGAATTAGGGTCTCTAGATGGAGAAAACACAGTCTGATTACAGTTCTGAAGTTTCTGTCCCTTGTTCAAGCGATGGTGATGGTAACTATGATAATGCATCTGTTGGCAATGGTAGCGAAGAAGCTGACCCACTAATTCATATTTCGGATGGTGCTATAACTAGTAGAGATCAGATTGAGGGGTCGGAAAAGATTCATGCATCTGGCTTGAGTGACTTTGGTGAATTAATGTCCAAAAGGGATATTGAATCATGGTTGAACGAAAAGCCTAGTTTGAGCCAGAACGAGAAGCCTAATCTAAGTCTGGTTCAGAGATCATTTGCTAGAATCTCAATCAAGGATATCGGCCACCTGATCAAACCCAAGACATACACACTTCTAGATCCTGCTAATGGAAGTGGGTTAGGTGTGGATTACGTATTTTCATCTGAGGTGTCAAGTACATCTCCACAACTTGTATGTTTGCAGGTCTCCTTCAGGAACTATTCAACAGAACCTATGTCAAATATATTACTTTCTGAAGAGGAATCTGATAAAAGTCTAGATTCTTCAGACCCCTCAATGTCTGAAAGTGAAAGGTGGTTTGAGCCAGTCCTTTAATTTTGACTAGCATTTTACCTTATTTGATTGTGTTGTGGTCTGCTGTTAAGCTGTTTGTGTTTGATGTGAACATATTTCCGAGTCATGGGAAGCAAAGATGAATTCCCGTGAAAAAATTCTGTAAAGAGCCCGATCCACGAACCCCCTGTATTTTATTGAGAAAGCACAAATCGATGTTCAAATACCCACCCGTGGATCTTTCCTGTTCTTGATTATCACAATCCATAATTCATAGGACTTTCCGCTGTCCCTTTCCGCTGTTATCCTGATCTATCCTTCTATGGTGAAGTCTCAATATCACCGTATCTTTCTTATAATTTCTTGCTATCTTCTCTCTTTCATTTAACTGGAGATCCATACTCTAAATGCCGACATAGTTTGATTCTATGTCTGCATTTGCTGGACTTTGCTCTTAAATACATGTTTCTAATTGGTTTAGATTAATGTCATTTACCTTTAATTTTTGCATCAAGTATCACATCTTTGCCTATTTTCACCTCTCATATTGTATTGGTCTCAACTGCAATTATTTAGTTGTTAATCTTAATCTACAGATCCTTGGTGTCTCATGTTGAAGTACCAACTCTGCTCGCTATGGAAGAAATAGTTACTCTTGAACCCGGTCAGACAACAAACAGAGCCCTCCAGGTTTGCTTCAGACATCACCTGGTGCCTGTGAAGTTGGTTTTATTGTGCAATGGTGAAAAGCACCTGGTGAAGTTACGACCAAATATTGGTAACTTCATTAAACCTCTTCCAATGGACATTGAAGCTTTTTTAATCAAGGAATCACAACTTCGTGGGATGTTCGAATACATTAAAGGGTTAGTTCCTTGAACATTTAAGTATCTTTATGGAATTCTTGGTCTTTCTTTCCTGTTCGTTTTTTTTTTCGCTCCTCAAGATTTCAGTATAGAATTCCTATTTAGAGAGGAGAGGGCGGTTGTAGATTTTATATCACATACCTATACGGATAACTAGAGCATGAAAATACCGTTACGAGAGAGTAACCTGCATCACCTCTCTTGTGCATTTTTGTTTACTTTGAGTTTTTCCTTTATTGGAAAACCACTTAGCTACAACTTGGAGTTATGCTAGACCCCGACTTGTAAATCTAGAACATAGAGGGTGATTGGTCTTAGCTCTGGAAAATAATATAAGTTCCATTGTTCGAAAGTAGACCACTTGTGTGACATACATGCTAAAAAAATGAGAACACAGATGAGTCAAGCATATCGAATAGGCACAACAATTTTGAGAAGAGCAAAAACAATTCTCTGTAACTACAGGAATTGGATTTCCAAGACTGATATGCTTCAGGGTTAGATCTATCTCTATGGTAGAGTTTAGCTCATGAAACGTATGGCCCCTTAACAGTTATCAAACATCTGTAAACACATTAAAATAATGAGGGCTCATGTAGGTCATGAACCAAACATGAGAGTCTAGCCCAAAAATTCTAGCCTTTTAAGTGGGGATCTTCTCAAGGATAGTAACAATAGCTCATGTTCTTGGTAAATCGTGGGGATCATAATATTCTCCACCTCTTGAGAAACTGAAACCTATGGCGAACCATTGCCCTCAAGGTTCTAAAATTCGCTAGACGTTAGTCGGGCGCCAGCCCAGCGCTTAGGCCGCCTAGGCGGGGACTAGGCGCTGCTAATCGGATTCTAAATCATAAATCCTTCCAGCAGTAATGCAAATATATCAGGCCCCTCTTATACCTCATTCTTACACTGCCCTACCTAGTTTTCACTCTGGAAGACACACAATCCACATGTTGGAGTGCCATAGTTTACATAATAGCTTAACACTCACGCAAAACACTTTCACGAGCAACAGATCATCACCCAACATCTATTGCGAGATTGATGAATGACTAACGCCCCCAATCACACAGTTTCTGAGAAGGCGTGAGAAGGACATGGCATGAGAAGGAAATTGCTTGAACTTCAACCAAAAAGCTTAAAATTAGAGATGCACCCGAACTGCTGTAGGAATGGCGTGAACTTCAGACTGGAATGATTGCAGAATTGAGAAGAAGGATCGCGGAACGAACGAGAGATAGAAAAAAATGAACGAAAGAAAGCCAGCAAGCAGACCTAGTTAAAATGGGCTTGTTAAcggatcttaaaattttaaaaagcccaatttttttttaaataggcCCGCCTAGCACCCAGGCTGGCCGCTGGCCCCTTATCGGTGCGGCTGGCCTCCGCCTAGCGTCTAGGCCGCATTTTCGAACACTGGCCCTCGTTGAAGTAGTGAGGGCTTATGTAGGTCATGAACCCAACATGAGAGTCTAGCCCAAAATACTAGCCTTTTAAGTGGGGGTCTTCTCAAGGCCTAGTAACCATAGCCCAGGTGCTTGATAAATCATGGGAATCATAATATTCTCCGCCTCTGGAGAAACTGAAACCTACAGCAAATCATTGTGGgctattttctttaatttattgatATTTTGTACAAGTCTTAATTCAGCTGATAACGTGAATATGAATCACATTGTCAACAGCATATGATGGTAATAATTTAGGTTGTCTGTTCCACTACATCAAGTCTCAATGAGTGTGCTATTGCTAGGATAAAAAACCAACTGGATGACTATGGGAGACTTTGAAACCTATTAACCATCCTATAATTTCTTGATAAAAAATATTGGATCTTAGTGTCTCATGTTGAAGGAATCGCATGGAGTCTGGTGTATGCTAAAATCTAACATGCGGAGATTGGATTACACATGCTTTCAAGTTGAATCTAGAAAACTGGTGTCATTAGACGTGAGATTATTTGCTCAAATTGCTAAAAGAAGCtgatattgatatatcttcTAGgtttgtcatgtgattatgtttACGAGGATGAGGCAACAATTACCCTCATTTGGAGTCAAGTCTTTGTGCCTGGAATGTTGCCATCATAGATATATAAGCTCCGAGTGCATTTTTGCAATCAAATATAGTTTTTATGAGTTTTGATTGTCACTCATCAGATATGTGTAATGTTATCTCAAGGGGAGAATATTAAAATAACTATTTTTGGTGTCTTATCATCTAAGATATAATGTTTGGTTCATCAAAATTATGATTAATGTATTTCTGAACATTGTAAATGACGACAGTTTTAATGTCatgaaaaaatttgtttttagcaataaaataataatcaaaGATTTGTTTTAAGATTGTAGATGACACATCTTGATATTATAAAAAAGTCAGTTTTTAGTTGGCTTATTTTGTGTTGTCTTTAGGTTCAAGTAATGGTTTTTGGTTCACTTATTTCTTGTTGTCTTTAAGTTTTTAGAGGCCAGTCTATCCAAGAAATTGATAAGTTTCTTGTGAGGTAATAGTTTGTCACGCTTGTCAATGAGTTTCATGTTCACCATTTACCAGTAAAGAAGTGAAAGTGTTTTGTCTATTTTTATTACCTGAATTTAGTACTGAGGACCTCCCTTCCTGAAGTTGTGTTCTTTAAAATTGAGAAAGATCCTTCTGACTTCATCTCCTGTCTGTTATGACTGGGAGTTGGCTTTTCAGAATCTGAAAGGGAAATTCTTCTCCTAGATTTACGTAAATAAGCACCTTAAATCCATTTTACAAGAATAGCGTAGTAGATTTATGTAGCATAACTATTTTGCATTATTTTTTTCCTTTGGTGCTGTCGCTCCAAGAGTTTTCTCACTTACAGCGTTAGATATTGGGAACTAGGTTGTACAGGGAGTAACTTTTACATGATGGAACTTAGAATTGTTGAATCAATCTTACAATTGTGCAGTAATCTCCCATTTCTCTTTTTCTTCTGTATGCTACAGGTGTAACTTCGCTGATCACATTGGCCAGCTGAATGACAAAGATGATCCCTCATTTACGAAAGACAAAGTTCTTACCGTATGTGAAAAAATAGCTTTTAAGATGCTTAGCAATGCAAATTTATTTCTTGTAACCGTGGACATGCCAGTTGCCACTAACCTCGATGACTTGTCTGGTTTATGCTTACGATTTAGTGGCGAGATCCTGAGCAACTTGATTCCCTGTTTAATCACACTCACCATCAAAGGTACTTGCTCTGAACCACTTGAAGTGTCAGTGAAAATAAACTGTGAGGAAACTGTATTTGGTTTAAATCTTCTAAACAGGATTGTAAATTTCTTAGCTGATCCCACTTCGTGAAGATTTCTTGCGGAGAAAGTTTATTGTAGTAAGCCATGGATATTTGTCCTCAAAATTTTTTCTTTCTAtagtttgtttttctttttgtaATGCTGATGGTGTTCTTCAACATTAGTTCAGTTTTGTGTGAAATTTTGCAGAAAATTATTTTGTGATAACCGTTATAGAGCAATCTCAAATCACGACTGGAGTTTGTCTCCCTCAATGTCATATAGTTTTTTTGGTTTTTCCGTTTGTCacccatttttttttatgagaaaTAGGATGAAggaaaaatcatcattttactCCTTGACGGTTTGCTCTTCTTTAAATCCATTTTTATTTATCATTATAATGTAGTTCCTATGTCTGAGAATTAAACTTGTTGGAGCTCATTACCTCCTCTCAGAAAAATCAAATGTTTTTTGCcacaaaaattttcatttagaaATGACACTTAAAAGAATTTTGAATATTTCATTGTCTTAATTTGTTGGATGTTTATATCTTAATTTACACTTTACAGATACATGTGTGCAAACATACgtacacatatacatacataatataatataatgtataTTCATATTTAAACTTCTGAGAAGTTATACATGATGCGATAGTTTGCTATACTGGGAGCAAGTAGCGGAATTCAGAGACATAAGGTTGAATTTCTGtcagtttttgtgttggagaTTGCGTTTCTCCATCTAGACTCTCCATTATGTGTCGTTTCAATGAGCTTGTCTGCGGTAGTTGGCTGTAGATCCATTCTAGAAGTGATTCCATGTCATCAGCAAAGTCTTTCATTTGCCAGTGCAAGAGCTTTGGCACTGAAATCTTTTTCTTGCTTGTAATTCCAACTGAAGCCTCCAGATACTCTATTTTTGCTTTCTCTAGCTCATTCATGACTTCGTCTGGTGTATAAAACCTTAACTGCAAACCTAAATGTTAGTTGTATGGTTATGGTTACTGAAACTTGGTAAATGCGAAAACTTAATGCTGTGATATTGGGCTTACTGCTGGCGATGACCAGCTGCCTCGGCAGAGAGCAAATGTGATGTTAGGTTCTGGATAAGCAAGGCCACAGGCATGCCTTAGAAGCATTGCTTTCTCATCTGTTAGCTCCTGAAGTACAATACGATTGTCATATGAACCGAGATCTTGTCTCCGATATGATTGGATTGTTCAAAGACTGAGCTGAACTAGTTTTCGTTATCTTTACTTTACTCACATGTTTGGTGGTTTCTGCCTGCCGCCGGAGAATGAAATGTTCAATGGTGAAAGCATGAAGTACCAAACCACCGACGGTAATTGCAGCCTGATGAGAACATATCATCACCATATTGATTTtgcaaaaataattttgaagatTCCATCTAAATTCGACATCTTAATGCAATTTTTTATACTTGAGTTTGTGTATATGGTCACTATAGATTCAAACCTACCACCTAGACTTTTCTGCTCTATCGGCCGTCTTCAATAACTGAATACCAGTGGAACAAGAAGCCAAATCTTGGCTGATTTACCTCATTTATCAGTGCTAGTAGCTTCTCCTGTGTTGAAGGAAGTCCGTGTTGCAAAAATGCCTGAAACAgggtaaaaaaatcatttagaaAGCTGCGGTTCGTTGACATAGAGGAAAAAATGACTTAAAATGTGTCGCAGTACTACATGCATTACGCAGACGTTATAAACATTAATCCAGAATGCCAGCTTCTGCTTGTGGGTTAAGTAAGTTATGTTTACTTTGCCGAGTTTTTGCATCAAAATCCTGCAAAGGTAAACGGTTAGAAAGGCTCTTTGATAAGCATTTGTTGATTACAGGTACTACTTACCTGAGTCTTCTCATGGTTGGAAGACATTCAGAAAGTCGACTTGGATCCACTGAACGTTTTGTGATTTGAATGAAATTCTTGTATGGTCCAACATCTCTGATTATGAAATCAGGTTCATGCAATACCTCATAAGGATCAAGATGAGATACATTGGGGCTGAATGGAAACACGTTTGTGCTGCAGCTGAATGTGGCTTTTGACACCTAGCGCTTTCGAGTTTACACAGGTCACAGAATTCTTCGGAAGGTTAGTAGCTGATCCTTTTCTCCTAAATGTTGCTTTATTTAGATTGAGAAATATTCCTATCAAACACTTGACCAGTTCTACTGATAGCTTAGTCGGGTTTTCAATTTCACTCTCTGTGTCTTGTCGATTATTCACTGTACGACTTTTTGAGTGTGCTGAATTCCCATATTCCTCCTCTGTTGCTGCAACAGCTAAAATACCaaacattttctcaaaattatgtCTTTGTATGAACACTTGTTTTGaacaaaatgatgaagtatCAATTTTTTCACCGTTCGTTCCTCGGAAAGTTAAACTTTGAAGTTCCGTCGAGGAACCTAAAGAGGCTCTTCTTTCTCTTGCAGTTCTGTTTCTTCTATAATCATTCTGTGATGTTGCTAGGGTTTCACAATTCCTGTTATCTATCTGGTTCGGTCTTCTAGAAGGCAACTTCTTTAATTGTCGTTGCTCGGGTTGCCGTTGTGATTCTTTTAACTTCAGTACTTGCCGTTCTTTGATCTGCACCTTCTCATGGAAGATATCCAGCTTGAGTTCGCTAATCTTTCTTTCGAGCCAATCGATCTCGTCTTCTACTACTCCTAGTTCTGTCAGCAGAACTTGAACCTGCACAGACTCGATGTTAAGTGCACCAGACATGCATCCGATTGATTTatattacaaaaaaatattttggtcaTTGTTTTCAAATAATTGTTACTTTTTTAAATTCTCATATAGGATCATGAAGCACAATTTTTGACTATCAGAATTACATGATAATATTGCTTTCCAGATTTTCTACGTCAAGATGATGTTAACTTTATGCATGAACTTTTTTGTATGTTAtagttcttaaaaaaaaaatcaaaatttcagaAAGATATTTATCATCCACAAACATGAAACACAAATAACGCCCACTATGAACAGTTTATCCTCTTACATAGAAACATtacttaattttgttaaaaaaaaagagGAAGCCTATTACTTGGTTTCTTTAAAtggaataaaatataatattctattttccatttttttatattacatGATAAACTCTCtagcatttttttttattgcacTACGGGgcgaaaatataaatttaaaaatggaGAGGCAAGTATGATAGACAAGAGTTTAAttaaaggcaaaaatttgtgtgagactgtctcacgagtcgtattggtgagacagatattttatttgggtcaattatgaaaaattattaccttttatgttatgagtattattttttattttgaatatcagtagggCTGATCCTTCTCACATATtaaaattcgtgagacggtctcacatgatacccACTCTTAATTAAATTAGTGGATATAATGACGATAGTTGGTAACTTATCTAAAATCAGGTCTCAAACTTGAGTTGGGATACAGATTTAATTATAACAAAATCTTCTTTCATCGGGAAAAAATAATggatataattaaattaatgaaGGAACCTGGAAGGGAAGTAGTGAGGATTGGCAAGAACATGATTCACACCAGGCAATTGTTCCTTGCATCGCGCATTGCAAAACCCTGTTCAGTTGCAACTCTCCATCCAACTCTTGGTGCAATTTCTCCACCTGCCATAGTTGACAGAATTTGTAAATTGGTAGATTTAGGTGACGTCGGGTGAGAAAATGAAGAATGTATATATCGAGGAtaataaattgaaagatatgTAGATAAAAAGAATAACTTTTCACTCCAATTATTGTAGAATTCAAACTACAATTGTTTTATCCTCCACATTAAATTGTATTTGGTGACAAGTCATCGTATTAAATACCTTTGACTACAAATggtataaaacaaaaaataatttaatctcGGCTTAAAAGGAAAGGATATAAATAATTGCTTTGTAAATGAAATGTTTTTGCTCGTTCGTTATTCAATGACCAAAAAAGTACTTTTGGTTCTCTTTGGTTTTTTAGTGCTCTTAATTAACTCCGAAATCGAATCGAATTGTCTGTCTAAAAGTACAAAAACGTACAACTTATCTTTTGATTATCCAAGAcaataacacacacacacacatatatatatgtatatatatatatatatatgtatatatatatatgtaagatTACTTATACATGTATAACATGTACTCATAACCATAGCTACATATAAACGAAGAAGAAAGAAAACTTCAACATAGATGGTGAAATGATAGTTCAAGATTTCACCAACTTACATATTCCAACATATTTCTATTCACGATtacaaaaaaaatgaaattaaacaaaaattaaataatgtttttttgtCCATATAATCTCGTATCATGCATGGATATTCCGAGCTTCATAACGAATTCGAGAAAAACGATATAAAAGAAGAAGAGAGATAAGTGGAAACCTCACCTCCTCTTGGAGTTGGTGCTTTGATTGTTTATCTTCACCAGGCTGCATCAAAAAATCTTCGAATTTCATAATTGGAAGTACTCCAAACTCAACCCTTGTGAATTCGTGGAAACCCACATCAAGATCAGCTCTGTAGGGTTTTTTGGTtttaatatgtgtgtgtgtgtgtatatatgtgtgtatgtatatgtatgtatgtatggaGTGAACGTGAGTTGACACCTTTAAATTGAACACAAATGAATGAATGACCAAAGAGAGGTGGTAAGACGTGAACTCCATCAATACATACAAGCATTCATTCAACCGTTTTGTGGAATAAAAACAACGGTCAACCaacttttttctcttttttttaaaaatttgtcacGGATTTCATTTTTCATTGGTAAATAGTTATTTATATCTAAAAACACCAAAAGTAGGTATTTTgatagacggtctcacgaatctttatctgtgagacatgtcaactctaccgatatcacaataaaaagcaatactcttagcataaaaagtaatattttttcatggatgacccaaatataagatctatctcacaaaatacgatctatgagaccgtctcacataagtttttgtcaaacaccaattATTAAGAAGTTTACTAAACTAAGGAAAACAAAATTGACCAATCAACTCGGCTCCCTTAGTCCCGGTTCGGTAACCGGTTAAATTTTTGATGATGATaagatacaaaaaataaataggctgcgccgtctgtgggaatcgAACCCACGACCACGTGGTTAAAAGCCACGCGCTCTACCAGCTGAGCTAAGACGGCATGCTTACTCAACGCGTCCTTATATAATTTATGACTATAACTGAGCTCCCTCAGAAACAAAAAGTAACAGGATTTGTCATAACAGGATTTCTGACCTTTCTGATTTCCTAATCCAGAGGATAATCTATACTAGTGTTCATTTACATCATTATTTATATTCTTGGAATAATTCTAAcatgataatttttttattttcaaattaatgaTTTTTCATTAAGTGATAGCTAGTCATCTAGAAAATCATATTAgagataaatataaataaaaatgcctagaaatttaaaagaattttttaaAGTAGATAAAATATGTTAGTAATAGATAAGTTGCAATTTtactaaatatatttttattaataaaaattgaGTATTTTGTAATTTGATGATCAAAGAATTTTTGGTACTTAAAAAATGTAACATAACACCAGAAATAATTATTCTAAGATTTTTGATATAAATGCATACTATGCAATGTATATACATCTACATATATAGATTTTTGGATCTACCACTGACTTAATGCTTCgtattcaaaaaaatattataggtAAATTATATATTAGGGAGCAATCTTTTGAAAATGTCGCTAATGGTTGGATATGGGAAGAAATTTCCGCAGCGTATACACCATAGGGGATCTTCATTACCTTCAATTGCCAAGTATCTAAAACTTATTGCTTGCGATCCAAATGTTTATATTTTGATAATTGAAAACTCTTTACCATAGACGTACACAGGTTACGATCCAAATGTTTATATGGGTTACGATCCAAATGTTTATATTTTGATAATTGAAAACTTTTTACCATAGACGTACACGAGTTACATTAAGAATAAGTGGTGTGAAAAAATTAGTATTATGCCTTTGTTTCTCGTTATACGCTATATTTCCTCTCTATCGAGGCGCATACAATCCAGTGCTCGTCCCTTCAAAGGATAAATGTGAGGAAATATTAAGAGAAACAATAATGTAACAACCTTTCACGTCGATATAGCTAGGCAATGGAAGCCTGAAACATCATGCAAAAATGAATCTGATGCAATGGACAATGGACAAAATCCAACGTTCATTTGACACTTAATATTTGGCGAAAGATCGATAGCCACCTCGAGCTAGAGGAAGCAGGAAATTCGCTGATGTGATTTTGTCTCGACAAGAAGGTTTTGATAAtggttatgatatttttaacgAACTGTCATCTATATTATTATGATTGACGATTGAAAATCATATTATATCTTAACAAAAATTATGTGATACCATGTAACAAGAGATTGAGTATGATGGTTGAACTTAGTAGCATGGTGAAACTCCTTTGTCGTTGCAGTCAATCATATAACATTAGTTGTCCTGTTTGAACATGGTTTACATTTATTATAATTGAGAATTTAGAAgtttatattaattcaacatATATACTTGAGTTTATGTGCAATTATCGTGTACACTATGTGCATGATAGTGCACGATATTTGCACATTGTGcatggatttttttttatcgTGCACATTATGTGCATGATAGTGCACGATATTTGCTAATTGTGTGcacgtatttttttttaaaaaaattgcttTCACATGATTCTGAAGGGAAAATTACAATTTCAGTCCTATAAGTTGATCTGTTTTGGATTTTAGTCTTGTAACTTGTCAATATTTGATTTCATCCAGGAACTTGgattttttgttttgatttcTTTCGTTCGAAACCACTAAATTTATCCACTGTTGCTTATTTGGAATCGAGCATCTCCTACATGGCTCATACAACAAGAATAAAACCTAAATTATACATATATCTAAGCAAAAATAAAGGAAAACaacaagttttttttattttattttgaaatattaagCGTCGTTTTGCTCATTTTCTCCTTTTTTAtctaaatttattttgatgtgttatatatgttttttcCTTTAATATGAGCTACCTATGAGATCATCGATGTCAAATAAACAATTTTCGATGAGATTAGTGACTTTTAGCATGAAAAATGaccaaaacaaaacaaacaaaatcaATTTACTGGATTAAAACAAAACATTGACAAGTTACATAattaaaacttaaaacatgTTAATTTATAGgactaaaattataatttttcatgtTGCGCAACTTGATAATGTGCTGGAAACCCCAATAACTTTATGCCTTTAATATTcaggaaaataatttttttgtttcactattattttcaattttagaTTTTAGTTTATTAGCTTTTCAATTGTTTTTATGATGGTGCAATAAGATTGAACACCTATAATTTGGTCatttatatt containing:
- the LOC140807298 gene encoding LOW QUALITY PROTEIN: uncharacterized protein (The sequence of the model RefSeq protein was modified relative to this genomic sequence to represent the inferred CDS: deleted 1 base in 1 codon), translating into MKFEDFLMQPGEDKQSKHQLQEEVEKLHQELDGELQLNRVLQCAMQGTIAWCESCSCQSSLLPFQVQVLLTELGVVEDEIDWLERKISELKLDIFHEKVQIKERQVLKLKESQRQPEQRQLKKLPSRRPNQIDNRNCETLATSQNDYRRNRTARERRASLGSSTELQSLTFRGTNAVAATEEEYGNSAHSKSRTVNNRQDTESEIENPTKLSVELVKCLIGIFLNLNKATFRRKGSATNLPKNSVTCVNSKALGSKATFSCSTNVFPFSPNVSHLDPYEVLHEPDFIIRDVGPYKNFIQITKRSVDPSRLSECLPTMRRLRILMQKLGKVNITYLTHKQKLAFWINVYNVCVMHAFLQHGLPSTQEKLLALINEAAITVGGLVLHAFTIEHFILRRQAETTKHELTDEKAMLLRHACGLAYPEPNITFALCRGSWSSPALRFYTPDEVMNELEKAKIEYLEASVGITSKKKISVPKLLHWQMKDFADDMESLLEWIYSQLPQTSSLKRHIMESLDGETQSPTQKLTEIQPYVSEFRYLLPV